The Nematostella vectensis chromosome 11, jaNemVect1.1, whole genome shotgun sequence nucleotide sequence TCTATCATCATAACCTTGTTCTTGGGAGGCCTATATTGTATCATACTGATCTACACTCCTTGGCATTCACTTGGCGCAATGGTACATCTTGGCGTGTACCTTAACTGGGCGTTCCTGATCCTTTATAATTTCCTCAGAGGGATATGGCTTGGTCCTGGTTATGTGCCATTTAAATGGAGACCAGTAAGTACATTATTGTACTGATTTGCTGTCAGATGGTTATGGTAACCCTGGGCCGTAGCAGTtgatggggcactgggggcatgtgccctcCCGATGCTTCCAAAAATTATGAGGAAATGATCAGTAGGGGCGTgcctgtgccccccaatattttattaatgtttctgtattgtgccctcTCCATTCCCCCCACACCCCCACTCCCTGCACCCCAATCTAACATGGCCTGCTACTCTGTAACGCTCTGGTTTTTCCTAAGAATTAGCCGCTGGATAAACTTGACTATGAGATTGATTGATTACCAGAAGTCTGGGAATATGAATTCTGATTAACACTAgaggttttatatttttttaaagctcAATTTCTCAGTTCGTTAAGGACAACCATGAACTACAAAAAATTAATATGAAAAGTCACAATTGATCAAGCTTCTCTCCATTGATTGGCTCCTCATCACTGCAGCCCGGTTTGAAATTCTAGCTTCCCTTGGGCACTACTTGCTTACCTAATGATTGGAAATAATGGCATAACACTATGTTGTAGACATTTCCCTTTTTTGAAGAGGTACTTGCAGTGGAAAAGTTTACTTCTTATCCAACAGATGATTaagcaggggcgtagccaggggggtggcccagaGGGCACGCACCCTCTGGTCTAGCAGCCTGAAATACAGAAAAGTATAAGACATTAACTAAAATACAGGAGGAAATGCCTTAAAAGGGCCCCCTCCTTTTAAAAATTCTGGCTACGCCACTGTTAGGTAGTTTGCTTTGAAGCCGCTTGTGTGGAAGGTGTGCATGACACTAATAGtggctgctaagcagactaatGAATAGGTGACTTGCACTAAAATTCAGCCAGAAAgtcagaaagggcttattttactttaaaatttGAGTTTTTCATCCCTCTTTTGCATGATAGCTAgagccatttctgtgtttattttggtattAGTTTGCCACAAAAATGTCACATAGTTTCTCAGTGCAAGTCATCTATTTCACCTGCAGACCATGTTTTGAGACAACCCTGAATGGTTTTTATTTTAGGCAAAGGAATCAGACACAGAGTGTCTTCAGTTCTGTCATGTTTGCCAAGGATACAAAGCACCTAGAGCCCACCACTGCAGCAAATGCAACAGGTTAGACTTACAAATGCTGTGTGAATTACTTTTAAGTAATTTAAGTAATTCTTTTCGTCCCAACCCATAGCATTAAAATTATACTTTGTTGACAACCATCTCAAGACACTCTAAGGGGTAGCACACCTTTAAAAAGGTTAGGTATAGCACCTGGGTAGATTTTACATGCTATGGGTTGGGAGGAAAAGATGTAATTATTAAggggagcccccccccccccccccacctcctcttcctcttcctgtGGCACAACCCTAGCTCAGTCACTTCTGGTGAAATGTATGTTCTTGTCTAGATGTGTCATGAAGATGGACCACCACTGTCCTTGGATCAACAACTGTGTTGGTCATTACAACATGAAGAGTTTCACCCTTTTCCTGTTTTTCGTCCCCCTTGGATGCACACACTGTGCCATCATACTTTTTCTGTGCCTTTATAATGAGGTATACCTAGTAAGTTCAAAGACTACAAACCTGCGGTTCTTTTTTAAGTGGCCACTCTTGAGACATTGAAAGATAGCTGCTTATTAGAGGTTAGTGGCTTTATCGAGGTGGCCAAATTCAGTTCTTCagtattaatttattttttggacTAGAGGAATTGGCTGCTTAATTGAGGCTGGCCATTAAATGGGGGTTTGTACCACTGTAtattgtcagtgcaaatgttTAATCGAAAATGGCTTTctgctttaatttttttgtaaaagaaatttttttataaaaaaaaaactaattgcATGTTTTTACCATGATTTCTTATTTCTGGATTTTTTAGGCTTTACTGGTATTACTGTAAATGGGTATGTACATCTTTAGGTTTCATTATAGATTGtactaaaaaaatgttaacaaAGTTGTATCTTATATCTCAGATAGCGGGCAACACCCACTTTGAAATCCATTCATCTCAGCGACTGCTTCCCTTCGATGTCTACCATTTAATATTTGTGACGTTCTGTATTGGTCTGTCCATTGGTGTTACCGTAGCTGTTGGGCTTTTATTATATTACCAGGTAAATAATTCATAGTATTTGACAGTACTGGTCTATCCAAAAATACATTTATAAAGTAAAACTTAATTTCTTGTAAAACTTGCATAGCAAGCACAAGGGACTACCGAAAATTAAGGGGAAGAGGCAAGGCCCACTTGCGGAGAACGACAAAAGATAGCAATTTTAACCAgccctgtgttttttttttgtataattGGCCTCCCTGAGTGCCTCTTTTAAATGCAAGCGAGATAAATTGTAATCTGATGGGCCATGAGCAGGGCTTCTGAAATTACacggaaaaaacaaaaaattacgcgggattctttgctaaattatgcgctaaattacgaggaaaatcaatcattacgtgctaaattaagcaggattttgcaatacatttttctttaaaaataaaaattttgcgggattctttactgaattacgcgctaaattacacggaatatcaactgttacgcccaaactacattttgtaccgaaggaaagcacgaaataacttgaaaaggttaatttttttgcgctaaaatatcttaggcgagaTTTTATTGGCTCCTAGATACCAGCcaattaaggtaattcccttgaaatagttctacaacccagaatttttttaaacttggcataaacaatattgaagttaagggctttcaaaaaatgtaataaaaaatgggggtaccgacctcgttttcgtagagttgacgcgtttttactgatcgcgcaaggaaaaatcccaactcttagttttcaaaaagagtgcctatagtctttagaaaattaacacattgacccctcaaccggcctgtaccagctttgagaagtacccacaacccaaaaaatttataaatgcaaaataaacacaacaagatgaagatactcaggcatcagtctaagggataaatggtcttgaagatatgcatccaaccaaggtgttggcaactactcttaagccaaataatagcacaggttctttgacaaatttcaaatctcaataaaacgttcaaaataccacacaagggaaagagatcagcaaacacagtcagtgtttttttataagtcttttcaccccaaagccaaacaaatcaattccaggtcatacagacccagaatagcagtgtaaacaattttggaatcaatttggtttcagaaaagacagcatttaggagagttgtggtgattcattagaaaattattttctcatccaggcaaagccaaacaagaaaaaatcatcatgaatccacctttgcttgccaatatccataagcaaagcactcaattatgccccaaaagacttcatgatgtcctgagacactctcctaatatgctcatagctgtattttttatgaaaaatacaagcaaccatcaacttgtgctcgcttcagcacaacgacgagggattaaaagtggggaccgcaaagcactgttggaaagcttggataccgctgactaggtgcagctgtgtttgactgacgggctgtataaaactcagaatagggggaggtatctgttttcagtctgttttttgtaaattcagctcaaaaatggccaggagtcaatgggttaagttctgtttgttgAGCTGCCgaaatccgatctcctaaacaataacccatagtagctaatgttcaaaagaaatcacattttaagagatcgcactaaaagacattgttttcgctactattcatacggtaaaaagcaccattttgaagtatattatggcttttaagagaaataacaaaacttctacaacccaactttttttcttctttcagtatatcatttttccgtttatatttaactatttgagcaagtaaaaaatgggggtaaccgacttcgtttttctgtcaaagcgattttaagtaaaaaacgcgcgtcttttgctgtgttttcttgtacaactgtggcgcgcgcacttaataccggaaaattcgaacaaacagcgcgcgccactatgcacagaaggggtgcgcagtgcaattcaagggaattaccttaaataaggtattttattattagtcctaggccttcgcggtttagcaaagaacgcctagtcattttatttgttttagaaattcagttcaaaatatcgcactcgtaagaagaatatctctcttttttttacgagaaatagaggtaagaaccctaaaagaacacatcagctgtgcacttaaatgttttgtctttcaaaatttagccaaattacgcgggattacgcggaaatttgtggattacgcggagaaagccaaattactcgcttccgcacaagcgcgtaattccagaagccctgcatGAGGCTTTCCACATGCATTGCTTTTGAGTCTGCTACTATTTCTGGCCCTCATTTGAAATGCTAAGTAAAATAATTAACATAAACAAGCCTCTTTATGCTAGCTAGGGGAATGCCTTGGTTGACTACAAGCACTTTTTTCACTTCTTTGCTCATTTTGTGCAGTCGACCTATCCCCCTACCATTTGAGCATTTCCAGGTATGCAAAATTCTTTTGCATCCTTTTGCAGGTGAAAGGGATTAGAATCAACGAGACAGCAATTGAAAGTTGGATTGTtgaaaaggtaaaataatacTTCCACTGCCACATGCAGCCTCtcacattattttgttgtgttttttgttccTCGTTTGTGTATTACGATTCTATTTATTTACAGGCCAACAGACCAAGACCTAAAGGAGAGGTTTTTGTATATCCCTACAATTTTGGATGGAAGGAAAATTTCAGACAGGTTTGCTAAAAATTTAAAGGTTTTGTAAAGAACTTTTTTCCCCCCCATAATTAATTCTTTGATAACAGCCCACTAGTTATCAAGGCTCAAGAAAGTAGTTATTTACATATATGGTCAGGGGAAAAAATGTTGTGATGGTTAtcacagggcttctggaattacgcggaaaaaaactcaaaattacgcgggattctttgctagaTTACgagctaaattacacggaaaatcaatcattacacgctaaattacgcgggattttgcaataaatttttctttaaaaatcatttgcgggattctttactgaattatgtgctaaattacacggaatatcaactgttacgcccaaactacattttgtaccgaaaaaaaaagcacgaaataacttgaaacagtttatttttgcgcgaaaatatcttaggcgagttttcattggctcctagccaccagccaattaaaaaaggtattttattattagtcctaggccttcgcggtttagtcattttattagttttcgaaattcagttagaaatatcgcactcttatgAAGaatagctgtttttttttacaaaaaatagaggtaagaaccttCAAAGAACAcgtcagctgtgcacttacgCGGGATTAAgcagaaatttgtggattatgcggagaaagccaaattacgcgcttccacacaagcgcgtaattccagaagccctaaAATCACCATAGCAATATTGGGTGTGCTTTTAAAGGAGCATTAGAGATATTGAAAgttctatattttttaaattttatacTATTTCGAAATATTTGTCCttgagagagaaaaaaatgttaccaAAATGTATGCTTCAGATGAATAACTTTTCTTTAGCAATTTTttactgtatatttttttacaaatacaaatttGGCGTCCTCTATGTATCTGAAGGCATTTGCAGTGCAAATGTGCTGTAtaaatcaccatcatcttgaTCACTGATTTTTGTAAAGCAACTTGTGCTTTATGTGTACTCACAttcatttctttcttttctaaaaaaaaatgtcttgatattttttttcaggtatTATGTTGGTCACATGACTACCTGGGAGATGGTATCACATGGCCTGTTCTCCCAGGATGCGATCAGTACACACTCACAGTGAGTCCTCCAAATTCAGCTGTGGTCTGGTAAAACCTCCAGTTTTGTTAGACTATATGGTGACTTTTATATGATGGCTATATGGTGACTTGTATTTTATCCTTGCCTATAGGTGGAACAACTATGGCAAAAAGAGCTCAAGCGTAATCGCACAGTAAGTTTCATCAAGcaccccctcttcctctaTCTCTTTATCCCCACATCATCTTATATCAACCCTGTCCTGTCTCCTGTCCTCTCCCCTCCTATTTGCTCTATTGTTtctcaccccacccccactatCCCTTTACCCATGCATGATCTTCCATTCACCTTGTACTTGTAGTGTCTTCTGTCCTCTCCCCTCATATTTGCTCTATTGTTCCTCACTCCACCCCCACTATCCCTTTACCCCTGTGCATGATCTTCCATTCACCTTGTACTTGTAGTGTCTTCTGTCCTCTCCCCTCATATTTGCTCTATTGTTCCTCACTCCACCCCCACTATCCCTTTACCCCTGCATGATCTTCCATTCACCTTGTACTTGTAGTGTCTTCTGTCCTCTCCCCTCCTATTTGCTCTGTTGTTCCTCACTCCACCCCCACTATCCCTTCACCCCTGCATGATCTTCCATTCACCTTGTACTTGTAGTGTCTCCTGTCCTCTCCCCTCCTATTTGCTCTATTGTTCCTCACTCCACCCCCACTATCCCTTTACCCATGCATGATCTTCCATTCACCTTGTACTTGTAGTGTCTCCTGTCCTCTCCCCTCTTATTTGCTCTATTGTTTTTCACTCCACCCCCACTATCCCTTTACCCATGCATGATCTTCCATTCACCTTGTACTTGTAGTGTCTCCTGTCCTCTCCCCTCTTATTTGCTCTATTGTTTTTCACTCCACCCCCACTATCCCTTTACCCATGCATGATCTTCCATTCACCTTGTACTTGTAGTGTTTCCTGTACTCTCGTGATCTATTTGCTCCTTCTCACCCTTCTGCTTCCCACTACCCCTTAACCTTTGCATGATCTTCAATTAACCTTGTACTGCCTCCTATCTTCTTCTATTAGCTATTTTGTCCCTTTCTCCATCCACCTCTATCCCTTTCCCCCAACATGATCTTACATTAACCCCTCTATCTTCCTCATTCCTATATGATCTTCTTCTGTCCCTACATGATCTTCCATTTACCCTGTACTGTCTTCCATCTCTCGTCTCCTATTTGCTCTGCCATTTCCTATTCCTCCACCCTTTTTATCCCTACATGATCTTCCCATGTCCTCTCCCCTCCcatctgtattttttttgttaccttCTCAACCCCATCGCTTACTGCATCTCCATCTTTCTCCATCTCTTACTGCATGTTGCCATCCACTCTTTTTTTCTCCTAATTTCATCCCCTCTCTAtcccacaggaaacccaagcactcagtttgtattttttgtacGGAAGAAAATTTGTATTTACAAATATACTTCACTTTACTTTATTCTTGTGTCTTGTTTCCCTTTCACCACCCATATACAAGACGAGTGAAGAAGAAAGAGAGAGCCTAGAGCATCGAtaaagaaagagaaagagaTGCCTAGGGCACCATCTTCTATATTATATGGGTGGTGAAAGGGGAATGAGTGATTAAAATGGCCCCATGGTACTCAGGAGAGATCCCAAGACACAAGAATAAAGTGAGACCACTACTATGAAAtctattttctttaattttccattttttcatCACTATACAAATTCTCTTGCGTACTAGAATACAAACCAAGTGCTTGGGTTAACTGTGTCTATCCTTGCCAAAATTATTCTTGTTAGTCCCTGTTTCCATTTTTTCTAATATATCTACATATCTTCACCTTATCACAATCTCTCTGTATACCTCAAAAAGTTTTGTCTAAGAGTAATCTTCTTGATCATTCAGGGGCATATTTAGGAGTTCCAAAAGGGGGGCAGTGAAGGAATCAAAGAGAGGGagccaatttttttattttttaaaccaaatCTATGAGAATAGGGGGTGTGGCTCCGCACACTTGGCCCATACCCTAGCCCACTCATGTGTGACTTTCGCGATGTCCATCTATTGATTTTGTGAGTTAACTAGCTTGGAGGCATATCAACCTTAGCAGCCACTTTTACTACttaacacaggtagcccatgaTGTGGTCAAGTCGTATAATGGTGCCATCCTGGCATGGAGGGAAGGTCTATGGACATGTTGCTCAACACCCTGGACAGATGAGTCGCGCATGAAGATAATTCCTGGGGATGTTGTCATGGTTACAAGATGGAGGAAgtaagtgatgatgatgacagttgTGATGTTTAGTCAGGCGCGAATTTATATGGGAgttccttccccccccccccccccacttccTTACTCAGGAAACCCTGAGACAAAGGATGTAAATGACATTGAAGATAATCATTTGATAGAAATGTTGACATGAGTTATGATAACTTTTATTTCAGGCACTGGCTATATGGAGAAAAAGTGACAAATCATTTGAATGGTAAGATGTGTTCCACTTTGCAATTTAGTTGCAAGGCAACAAAGTATGTTATGTCAGATTATTACAAATCATGCTCAGCATGATGGTAAACGGGATAAGGTGTTGGGCATTATGAGATATGTCACTCAAACTGCTGTTTTGTCCCCACTTGTCGCTAGTGGCTTGTCTCAAAAGTGTCATGTCAGACAAAAAGGCCCGGTTGACGTGGTAGGATATTTGTAActttaaagcattttatttaTGACATACGGAGCCATGTCCAATAAGCCTCCAAATGGTTGAAAATTTACAAGAACGATATTCATGTCACATCACCGCATGTCACGTTATCAAATGTAACGTTGTCGAATGTCTGTTTTCGCGAATCCCACGCTGCATGACACCAGATCAAATGTCAAGTCACGTCATGGCATGTCACACGGCATGTCACGTAATCAAATCTAACGTTGTCGAATGTCTATTTGCGCGAATCTCACGCTGTATGTCACGTGATCAGATGGCAAGTCACGTCATCGCATGTCAAAAGGCATGTCACGTAATCAAATATCACGTCATCGCACGTCAAGCGAAATTTCACGTAATCAAACGCATCGTCATcgcatgtcacgcaatcaAAATTCACGACTTGGTCGAGTTTCACAGTATTTGATGCCAGAAactgttgtttattttcaGGGAATCACAGCGAGACGGGGGTGATTTCTGAGAAGGGATGGTTCCCAAGTAGCTGTACAGAGAGACACTCGCAGTATCACTCCAACGGAACGGCTGCCAAGAAAGCGGACTAAAACATGACTCGAGATCACTGCAGTGCCAGTCGGCTAGCAGCCCTAAACGCGGATTCGATTTCACAGCGCCAGCGCCAGCGCTAACAGGACGGTAGTTGAAATCCGTTTAATATATCAACGGGACTTTCAGGTCACGAATGCACAAaaatagcctgctagccggctatCATTGTgggttattcggaaatgttttattttggaatattgggaaccctgtgcgcTGGGCCGAGGGTGCCCACACATAAGAGCCGGCTAGCACAAAAAGCGCACACGAGCTTTGTGCATTGAGTGCACAAAGGAAGTAGAAAACGGGACGCAATCCAGAAGTATGACTTGAGTAAAGGAAATATGGTCTGGGAAGTCGAAGTTGAGAAATATCATTGATAGATTGCAACACAAATTATCTTCCAACACACGCAGTGAAAAGACGTGGGCACGGGTAGCAAAGAAAGGTCTTAAAATTCCTGCAAAGGAAAAGCAGATTACGCTAAAAAAGGCACCTAAAGCTCCAACTACGAATTGAAATAATAACCTAAATACGGAAGGAAATGGCACAAGCTGATATGTTTGGTTTTAACTTGATGGCGAAATAAAATCCGGTGATCTTTGTACCTAACAGAAATCGATACATTTGAATTTGTAAATTGTAAATATGTTACAATAATGTGTTGGTAAAGAACTTTGTAATAAATCATATGGTTAATTATTTGCATCCCTTTTAGTGCACCTCTCTGTCCGCCCCTTCGCTCGCGCAACTGCTATCAACCTTTCTGAGATCAAAACATTGGATTGAGTAGGCGTAATCAAGAACCTGCTAAGTGAACCTATTGATACACTATTTTAATACActattttaatcaataaatGGCGAAAAGAGTAATAATTAGATAAATTCCATGCATTGTGGGCAGGACAATAAGTACTCTGCAAGAGACGTACCCTGCTAGCAGTCTTCTTCCTGTTTGTCTCTTTGAGGTCAATCAACGATGACCCGTCTCTGTTCTTTTTGTTCTCGTTAGACGCGACACGCGGATTAGTGAACTGCAAGAAATAAATaggaagaaagctctgcgcTGGCGAGTATACTCGCCTTCAAGACCATTGACTTAAAAagcgtgcccccccccccccccccaccccaggcTTTGTGCCCTACCCTCTTTTCGTCGTTTCCGCATTTCCGGCCGCGCGTGTTATGCGGTTTTTATACGGTAACCAGGAAGTAGAATTAATCGGAAACGTGTATGCGGATATCGTAGCATCCGACCAACCTTCTTTGTGTGATATTGCTTTATGTCCGGACGAATGAAGTATAAAACGAGTGGATTTTGCTTTAGTCACTTCCCGTTTCTAAAATCTGATCCaaagaattttatttttgtggttTGATATTTGATAACAACCCTCTTCGAATCGAATCTTTTTATACGACACTGCGGCGCCAGTCAAGTACTACTGTATTTGTAAATGTTATTGTttaaagataaagaaaaaaacgcgGGAAAAGCCATGTGACGACTATCTCGGCCATGGGAGCTTGGGCACTGATCCGTGACGTAACGGCTGGCACAAAACACAGCCGAGTAAGTGAGTGGGAGAGAATTTTTTTGATCGCGGTAAGCAATCTGCACTTTACCCGGCTCGTATTCCTACTACAACGCCAAAACAAACTGCGTATAATAGCACTGAAGGGTAGATATATAAAATGGCCTCCTCAAACTTCCAGAGAAGGCACTGTCTATGTTTCTAAGGTAGGCAACCAAACGAATGATAGTTCCGTAGATGACAGCGGTTCCCCCCGTAGGCAATTACTTCTTATCCCTAAATTGTAATTCCTTGATTGAAACCTTCAGAATTTCGGGGTGAAATTTCATCAGGAATAAGGTTATGTTTCAATCACTCCGTCTTCGCCGGTTCGAGTAGCTAATTACGCGTTCGCCTATTGCAGAAGAATATTAATGACTCACTTTCTCCCATCGATAATTCATTTTGCTATCAACGAACCATCAACACAGACCCAAGCCCAGATAAATATTGATTTCCTGCCACTTTCATATGTCGCAGATTACGATTCGAAGTTTTGATGAAAACGTCAATTCGAAGACTTGATCATTAATAACAGTATCACTTTCGGTTTATTTTGTGATTTCGTTTCTTGTACGTAGTGGTGTGGTGTTATTTTTGCAATCTGTTCTCATATGTGAGTAGTGCTGAAAAGAAAGCTCGTTTATGCTAATCGAAAACGATTATTTGATAATGTCGATTGAAAATCATGCAATCTTGTACACCAAGCAAAATCCGTTTCAGGATTTGTCAGATTTGAATGATAACTTGAATTTCGGCTGGTAATTTCCGTAATGACAAGTCCAGGAATTTTGTTGCGCTAGAGTGGTGAGGGCTATGTTTACAATTCCATTGTTTGCCGCACAGAATCATGAAAATTCCTGTGTAAATTTGAATAGTGCATTGTACATTCTTCTCTGTTTATTGTTTATGTTCCGACTGGACTCTCCCATCAGATTTGCAACTAATTTTCACCAACACGTGATTTTTCGAGTAGTGTTTTTAAGATCTCGTTGAGACTGTTTGTTTTCCAAGAGAATCTATCAGCAAATCTTTGTGGAAGCGATCGtttattgacaaagacaaaTGTACTTAATTTACAGCGATAATTCAACCCGCTTCTCTATTCATTCCCCGTCGCTTTTCTCTTTAAGCAAAGTATTATTTATATTCATTCATGTTTTTCCTTTATATCTGAAGGAATTTACATATGGGGTGTGCGAATACTTATTTGTGTAAACATAAAAAGCATAGTTATCTTTCCTGCGTTTCGAGCGGTTATCCTTTTTATATCTTATTCATATATGCTACAAGATTAATATTTCTCGCTGAAACAGAAAAGATTAATGGCACTTTTCTACCTAGCAATTCCATTTAGATTTTTGAATAAAGTCAATACTACAGCCTCAAAATTTCAGGTGTTAttaatgtattttttgtttttttacattgAGGAAATGAAAAgtataataaaacaataaactcttttttttataagaacatcttATTTTTAGCTAAGGCTGGgccattttattttctataatttCCAATGTtctataatacccaatgaattattaggaataGGATTTAATAAATGATCAACAAAACAATTTGAGAATGCTTTGGattaacaaaacaatattttgctaCTATCTGAGCCTCAACATGGTCTTAGAATAGAATATTTTGTTCTTAAAATTCGTTTAAAtctgttcttataaaaaaggttctaaTAAAAATTAGTTTATACAATCATAACACCAGGTATAAAATGCGTGTTACTCCTcatattttgtatttctcAGGTGATATCTATGCCAACAAACGCCCATTTGTCACAGTTTTAGTTACTATATTAAGACTGATAAAGATTTCAATGATTTTAGTCAAACatcaattttattttgtttgggTAAGGCTAACAATAATTAAAATCTGTCACAATTATGATAAACCAAGCTCCATATTCAGTGTGAACTAATTTCCTAACATGAGAATAAGGCCATGTGCTTGATTGATTGGTTTAGACAGTAAATTTGCCAGGCCTTTAACTAGGAGGTTTTGTTGGTTGTAAACAAGAATTGGACAAAgcatagatatttttttttgttactaaAAAATGCAACCACAAAAAAATGGACTAGACTACACACTTAAATTTAAgatttttgaaagaaaaaaataggattGGCCTTTTGGGGCcccaataattaaaaaaattatatgaaaatgaccagtaggggtgtggctgtgcccctatcttttttttaatttttactgtatcgtgcccccccccccccccccaaaaaaaaaaaaaaaaaaaaaaacttgctaTGGTCATGCCTTTTCCATCCAACCTTTGGAAACTTTGGAAGCTATACTATTCCTAGTGTAGTCTTGTACCCCAAGTCTCTAATAAATCTTACTCATTTGTTTGCCAAATATGCGCCTGTTATAGATTGATAGAAAATTACAGGAAAAACATAATTCCTACTGTTTAAAATGGACTTTTTGGTTTGGCGAGGGTTGCTAACACACCATGTGCTTTTCCCCTACCATAGTTATTTGCCTGCTA carries:
- the LOC5518368 gene encoding palmitoyltransferase ZDHHC6 isoform X1; this encodes MPRGICHWGPLLALSIIITLFLGGLYCIILIYTPWHSLGAMVHLGVYLNWAFLILYNFLRGIWLGPGYVPFKWRPAKESDTECLQFCHVCQGYKAPRAHHCSKCNRCVMKMDHHCPWINNCVGHYNMKSFTLFLFFVPLGCTHCAIILFLCLYNEVYLIAGNTHFEIHSSQRLLPFDVYHLIFVTFCIGLSIGVTVAVGLLLYYQVKGIRINETAIESWIVEKANRPRPKGEVFVYPYNFGWKENFRQVLCWSHDYLGDGITWPVLPGCDQYTLTVEQLWQKELKRNRTVAHDVVKSYNGAILAWREGLWTCCSTPWTDESRMKIIPGDVVMVTRWRKHWLYGEKVTNHLNGNHSETGVISEKGWFPSSCTERHSQYHSNGTAAKKAD
- the LOC5518368 gene encoding palmitoyltransferase ZDHHC6 isoform X2, which encodes MPRGICHWGPLLALSIIITLFLGGLYCIILIYTPWHSLGAMVHLGVYLNWAFLILYNFLRGIWLGPGYVPFKWRPAKESDTECLQFCHVCQGYKAPRAHHCSKCNRCVMKMDHHCPWINNCVGHYNMKSFTLFLFFVPLGCTHCAIILFLCLYNEIAGNTHFEIHSSQRLLPFDVYHLIFVTFCIGLSIGVTVAVGLLLYYQVKGIRINETAIESWIVEKANRPRPKGEVFVYPYNFGWKENFRQVLCWSHDYLGDGITWPVLPGCDQYTLTVEQLWQKELKRNRTVAHDVVKSYNGAILAWREGLWTCCSTPWTDESRMKIIPGDVVMVTRWRKHWLYGEKVTNHLNGNHSETGVISEKGWFPSSCTERHSQYHSNGTAAKKAD